Below is a genomic region from Gasterosteus aculeatus chromosome 2, fGasAcu3.hap1.1, whole genome shotgun sequence.
GTAAAAAGACTGTTCACGGATTAAAATGCCCCCCGTGACAACTTCCAGATGGAAACATGGATGACAAATCAGCAGTGAAGGCCAAAGGATTGTGGGAAGACTGGCACATGAGACAGCTCAGCGAGCAGCAGGGCCGGATCAACCATCGCTCAGGTACTGCAGCCGGGGGGGAACAACAGGAAATAATACACGCTTTTGATTTTCAGGCAATTTTTTGTTCTGCAAACCAAATCTGTGAAACTTGTAGCAAATCATGTTTTCTTTGAGCCGTAACCATTTTGAAATCTGTCAACACATTCAGACTGATTGGATCACTTTGGTGCGTTCCACATGTCAAACAAGTATTCGGAGTCTGCGCACAGATCATACGTACAGAACTTATTTAAAACCATTTCAATAGTAGGAATATTACTGTTAAAACTGCATCGCATGGTCATCAAACAGGTAAATCCGTCAAACTAATCTCAAGTtcagtgcttttgtttttcttaagcgcagtctcctcctcatctccacaGGTCTGGCTCCTTCATCCCGACCCGACAGTCACAACACCTCGGAGGCCCTGACCCCCACGACTCCGACCTCCAGCGGCCAGAACCGCCTGGGCGGCGCCCCCTCCGTGAACATCCTCTCCGGGTTGGCCAGCGGCCCCGGCATGGACCACATGAAAGTCGGAGGCCTGGCGGGTCTGCTGGGCCCCCCGCCGAAGGCGCCGCGAGGACGGAAGAAGATCAAAGCGGAGAACCAGACGGGTCCCCTGCTGGTGGTGCCCTACCCGATCCTGGCGGACCAAGGCTGCACTGTGGCACCCAAAGAGGGCAAAACCTACAGGTAGGGCGCCGGAGGCTGCTGCGTTTGTCTTTGTTAAGtcgtttcctttaaaaaaaaaacccggatTCAATACTTAAACCCATCAATGCGTGGCACTGAATAGTCTGTTTGTTTCCACGCCACCCTGAACACATTCACGCGCTCCGTCTCTCGTCACGCAGGTGTAAAGTCTGCCCGCTCACCTTCATAACAAAGTCCGAGATGCAGATTCACTCCAAGTCCCACACGGAGGCCAAACCACACAAGTGTCCCCATTGCTCCAAGACGTTCGCCAACGCCTCCTACCTGTCCCAGCACCTGCGCATTCACCTGGGGATCAAGCCCTACCACTGCTCCTACTGCGAAAACTCCTTCCGTCAGCTGTCgcacctgcagcagcacacCAGGTGGGTGGGGCTGCTGGGGGCGCCGGGCTAGCGCTAACCCGCTAACGTGCTCTGCcagacccgggggggggggggtgggacaCTAACCAATGTGtacagaaatgtttttgttttttttcttgctccTTCAGTCATTTGGGGAGTAACTATTTATTTAGGTGTGTCTCTTATTGTGCATTAGACGCACCGACGTCTTCCGGCAAGAAGTTGGAGTAATTCCGTCGTTGTTTTGATTGCAACACATCTCATCTCAACAAaaagcaaacctttttttttttttttttgatctgcTTCTCTCCACACAGAATCCATACCGGCGACAGGCCGTATAAATGTGCTCACCCTGGATGTGAAAAGGCTTTTACCCAGCTGTCTAACCTCCAGGTCAGTACATGGCCGCTGAACTCCACTGAAGTAGACGCGACAGCGACCGCTGTTACGTTATCAATAAAAGAGTAGAAACAGTTtcactgcctttttttttgtttttacggcCGAGGTCTGAACGAAGCGTCTCTGTTGTGTTTCCTCCCTCGACAGTCTCACCAGAGGCAGCACAACAAAGACAAGCCGTACAAATGTCCCAACTGCTACCGTGCCTACTCGGACTCGGCGTCGTTGCAGATCCACTTGTCAGCCCACGCCATCAAAAACGCCAAGGCCTACTGCTGTAGCATGTGTGGCCGGGCGTACACCTCAGTGAGTAAACCACaggccatctgtgtgtgtcctgttcTGCCTGTCAGGTTTTTCCGGCGTGCCTTCAGACGGCCTTTTACGGTATCCTTCCTGCACTCTGCTGGAAACTTCAGTTTCCTCTGTGATGATCAGAAACTAATTTTTAAAACATGCTGAAAAGAggtgaattgttgttgtttttttgaaaatcaaaaggCTCCACTCCTGACCTTCAAAGTACCAGCTCACGTTTTTTGCTCATAAAACTTTTGCAGGTTACACATTTGCTTTCATCCAGTCAATCAAAAGGTTGATGAACCACATTATTTGTAAATCAACATTATGttaattttctttaaatcacatttttgaTCATAGTACAATTAAGGGCGGATGTCCCCAAACGTTACTTGTTCCGTAATCTAAAATGGgaatatttgctgtttttgttttttaaaacatcttttGAGTTTTgaatttaacaaaataaatttgCTTAAACAGATCAAATGAGTGCCTCATCCGAGCCCAATTGATTTGTTAGTTTAcaggtttcattttaaattcaacAACCCATCTTTAAAACGAGGCTACTCATCTGAGAAAGATCTTCTGAAGTTTTATTTTGGCTTTATTGGAAACAACCATTTCTTTTTGGGTGAATGGAGCTTGGAGGTTCTTGCGGGGTTCTTCTTGCTGGATCCACCGTCCTTACATCTGTTTATCTAGAATAGGTCTCATCTTTCAAGGCACTCCAGGTATATTTTTCATTTAGAAGGGTCATATATCCTTGAACTATAATTCAAGTGAGCACTAATGTAGGACGTTGATGGCGACAATCTAACCCGTGGGCTGTTTGTGTCTTGTTTTCCCGTCCTTCTCCGCAGGAGACCTACCTAATGAAGCACATGTCCAAACACACGGTGGTGGAGCACCTAGTGAGCCACCAGTCGCCTCAGAGGACCGACTCCCCGAGCATCCCCATACGCATCTCCCTCATCTGAGGTCGGCCGGCCCGCTCAGCAGCAGGTCCCATTCAAAGTCTACGTTAGGCTGGAGCTTACGAGGTCCCGCACCCACCGCCATCCACATCAGGCTTACATTAGCATTATGACAGCTGACATGAGCATTCAGTGCTACATTCAGTTAAACAGGCCGCCTCCATTCATCACGACACGGGCCGTCTGTCAAAAATGAGCACAGCGTTATTTTGTGAATGTAAAAATACTGCGAGACGTCGCCCGGGAGGATCGAGTGGCAAAGAATGTCTTGCGTCAGATTTAATAAGCACTTTCGTAAGCGTCGTGTAAACTGCCGGATGCTTTGGCCATCAGAAATGTTTCAGTgagattctttctttttttctttcttttttttatcctcttcCATGAAATGGGTTTTCAAAAAAAATGTGCCAGATGATATTTGCCCTTATAAAGAattatgaaatatgaaaacTGTTTGCTGGGTGTGTTCTGGAGACATCCAAAGATAATCGTAAAGCACTTTTAGGCCTTTTGGTTTTGGGCTCAAATTGTTTCAATCTTGTTGGATGGGAAATGCCAAAGGGCATCATTGTGGCAGCTAAGAGTTCTGTCTGTGTATAAATAAGTATTTTCTATTCCTCCTTTTGTTCTTACTCCCCGTTTGTGAGAGTAGACACTTACATGGTCATCTAAATTTGAAGAAAGGCAATCGCTGGATGACAATTCAAGCATTTATTGATTGTATTAATTGAGGTGCGTTATCGAGGTGGGAAGACAAAAAGTAGAGCAACCTGggagggaagaaggaagaatgtttgtttgtttttttctttcatttccagAACCTTTCAATCCATATTTGACATTCACCTGTTTAAGGCACCTTTTTACGATCCTAATTTGTGATCAAAGAAACACTGTTTTGGACATATTTTCCGGATTCCCATTGACTCGTGCCATATGTGAACCGTGTCTGGTTTCAAGAGAAAGCAAATCTCGCCGTAGCTTGTCGGTTTTCTCTAGTCAGTTAAGCTTTGACTATTAGAAGTTGAAAGCGTTGCACATCTTCCCGTGCCAGCTCTAATGTGCTCCTCCCTTCTTTAACACACACTTCAGCTAAAATGAATTATCTTACCCCGCTGGTGCATTTTAAACCCAAACATTGGACCAAAATGTGAAGTTATGTACAGCTCCTCTGACCCAGTTAAGTATTTTTAAAACTTTCAATAAGCTTTAGCCATTCAAAATAAACTGCAGTACAAGTCATATTCCATAGGCCTATGTTAAGATTTCGTGTGGCAGTGAAGCTTCTCCTTTTGAATTTTTTGTCCTTTGTATTCTTTTCATTGTACACAGTattgtttgttgtatttttactgtaacTTTAACCTCTGGATGGTACTAATAGAGTACCCTGTATTCTTCAGGGCCCTTCAGAACAGGTGCTACGGCAAGACAGTTCATTTGAGACGGAACTGAGAATGATGTAAAATACGTATACAGTATAAAGTATGttttcaaaagaagaaaaaccttATTACTCAAGCCACTGGCCTGAAACCAGACGTTTTAGCCAACAACAGACCCTGCCTCTTCAACTAAATCTCTTTTGAGATGATGAGAAATTGTACATGTTGCTGTACTGTAAAACATGTTACTCATTTATAGTACCCGTTTGAGTTTTCATTAACATGCTCTGTTTGGGTTTTGTAAAGGTTTCTGTACTGTAATTGTTTTAGTCTACCCATACGTTAttaatattcatgttttatatCAGTTATTTACATGTACGCCTTAACTGTTTTATCATCCCATTTCCATTAATCTGTATTGTTCTGCAGTATTCAGTTgtgtaaacattttaattttctttcctTCCGCATGGAGTTCCTGAGCTGTAATCTGTATGATAACTGTTTAACCCATGTGCTCTATGAAAAGATGTTGCGTAGATTTATTACACTTTTTCCCGTCTTGCATTGTGGTTTCATATATAGTTTAGATAACTAAATATGCACAGCTAAGACTGGGAAGTTAAACTAAGGTTATCAGTGTTTAAAAAAGGATGACAAGCTTTGTATCTTTACCTTGTTTAATAAAACAGACTGTTATAAATTCATCATTGGTTACGGTTTTTCTACTAAAAACTGTACCTGATGACAGATTTGTGTCGTAAGAGGAAATAAACATCACGTGTATCATTtatgaaaatacttttatttaaaagtgtgtTTACAGGGATGCAACCAGACAAAGATGATTGTCGTTTAGGCTTTTTGACGTGTTCAGGCAGCAGTAGATAAAGTTGAACACTTCGTCACTTCAGGCACATCGTAGACAAAATAGATAACGCTTTCAACACTGTACAATACTATTTTTATGTCACATAGATCCCTTTGTAAAACGGTACAAGTGCTTTCTAAATGAAATGgttgacctttttttccttttcctgacATTAAggctattttaaaaatgtaaacaaatattaaatactGGAGTGGCTACACATCACGTCCAATCGGCAAGTGGGTCCCCAATATCAATGTCATGTACCGTATTGGAAGAGTTAAAAAGGCGCTAAGATCTTTGACACATTAAAACCACACAAAGGCATTTTTTCCCTACTGAAAATACTGCAGGATTCAATTCAGAGGAAAATACGTACAATGGATTTTCCCCAAAACTTCTTACAAAGTGCTCGGTTTAAGCTAGTCTCACTCTAACCTTCATGAAATTTCTTTTTGAAATTCACTGTGCTAGTGTGAAGTACATTGCCTTATCTTGTACCATTACATTGAAAAAAAGCTTTCTCGTAAGCCAAAACAAGGCTTTCAAGCATTCGGATTGTCTTTTAACGATGCAAacaacgtgcacacaaacaaggaTGTGCCACGTATTTAGCTTTCATTTCAAATCTCACCTTCCTTTTCATAATAATTGACAGTCCACCAAATCCTGGAATCTGGACggaaaaagtcaaaaagatGATCTTCCCTGAGCAGAACTCCATTGGAAGCTTCGGTTTCATTATTACGGCCTTAAAACAAGGATTATTTACCATTCGAGATACTTTCACCCCTTTATTCTGACTTTCGCCTCAGTGGCGGATGCCTTGGTACAACCCAAGACATTGACGCATCCTCGCAGGCAGCTTGCTGTTGAAAACTCCCGATACAGACCGCCGCCTCTCATACCTGGTCACTGTTAAAGGAGCTCCCTTTTGAGCCCTTGGCGCCCGGGAGAAGTGACGGCGAGGTGAGATTCAGGTAGCCCTGCTCCGACGGCTGGTGTGCGGAGACGGACGCTTGGTTGCCGTCCGCCACCGCACGCTCCGACATCTTCTCGCGGCAGATTGCGTCAAGGATGTTGAGTGGATCACACGAACCGGACGCCAGACTAGCAACACAGACGCGGTTCAAATCGGAAGAAAATACACAGACGCATCCACCTAAAATCCTATCAATGTGTGACATGACGaggggaaaataaagaaataaagagcaTAACAAAGCGTCTAGTACAGAATCCCCTTACCTCAGCGTGGATGAATGCAGGAAGCCATCACAGAGACTTTCAGACAGGAGCACTTTATTGGCATTCTGTTGGGTTTTTGCAcaattaatgaataaaatatacatattttgtatttaaaaaacaactactGTGCTACTCTGCATGTACCAACCTGCAGGCTGTGGAATGATTGCACGTTCCTCAGGGCACGTTCCAAGGAACTGACTTGGTTGGAGAGCTTCAGGATTTGATCCTGAAGTTGCCGGTTTTCCACTTCCAAGACGTTGACCCTTGAACACAGAAGTGTTCACACTCACTCGCAAAAAATATCCACCCAATGGGGCCTTTATGTCCTGACCAATACATATATGGTATGTTGTTGACAGTTTTGGTTGACAATGAAGAGCATCTTTATTGTGGTGCAGTTCATAAGGAATGTAGAACAACTTGAGGAGAAAGACTTGGAATAAAACTTTGAAGTTTTCTTTGACGTGAATATTGAGTCTTGGTGGAGAAAGTTCCCAATTAATAATTTCAACAATGAATAAACTCAGTTCAAATATATTGAGCCCTCTGATGTCCAATAACAACCCTTCATTTGTCAGTTGAAAAGAAACAGGATTAGTTATGAGTGCACAAACTAGTGTGATTCATTAAGTTACCTGTGTTGGACAGTGGAGGCGGTCCTCATGCCTTTGCTGCCCATTTCCTCTGCCTCGCTTATTTTTTGCAACagttcccttttctcctccaaaagCTTCTCATTTTCCTCCGTCACTGTATGGATCGTTTCCTTCTCCTGGACCCACCGgggagaaataaacaaaaaacagggaTATTCTAGGAAAGCTTTCTCCGGCATCCATTGTGAGATATTTATAAGAAGAGGaaaagtaagtgtgtgtgtgtgtgtgtgtgtgtgtgtgtgtgtgtgtgtgtgtgtgtgtgtgtgtgagtgagagaccTTTTGTGAGAGGTTGGAGGCCATCACCAGGTCGTTTTCCAGACGCTGGATTATGTGATCCCTCTGGGCAGTCTCCCTGAGGTAGACCTGCTTGGCCCGACGCAGCCTGATCTTATGCTGACTCTGCTTTTCGTTGTACTTTCTGGTCGGTGGAGCAAAAGGAAATAAACCTCAGAAAAGCAGCTACTTCTCCAAGTTAATTGCAGATGTTGCTATAAACTTGTTCAGCCGATCGGAAAGTACATAGGTATTTAcattaaaattaaataaactatgTTCATGCACGTGTCTCACCCGACGTGTGCGTCCAGCTGGAAGAGGACGAGCTGGAGTTCCCCCTGAAATCGGTCACATTCCAGCTGACTGGCCACCAAGTCCTCCTGCAGTCTGTGGCTCAACTTCTGGCTCTCTCTTGCCTGagagaaacaaatgaatattcaaaccCTAAATATGGACAGGGGTTTGATGGAAGGACTGTAACTACTGGCGTGgtaaagatgaaagaaaaagacagtGAGACTGGTGTCCACTGATAACCAGGGATTAtcacctcctctctggcctTGCTGAGCTCAGCCTCCAGGATGGGCAGGCGGGTGTCCAGCTGCTGGGCATGGTGACTGAGCTCTGCATTAGTCCTCGTCATGGAGGCCTCTTTGAGCCTCATGGTGCGCACctgcttctgcagctcctcctcacgctgctccagcagcttcctgtgaTAGAGATGGAAGAAAAGATGGCTAGATAGATCCCATTGCCATCTTGCAAATGGGGCCGAGCCAAACCGGGCCGGTGCGATTGGTGCAACCTTGTGAtgtgctgctcctgctgctgggcTCTCAGAGCCGACAAGGAGTCAGACAGATCCCTGCTGTCCCTCTCCAGACGGCTGCTCTCCCCGGCCCGGGCTTCCTCCATGCGCAGCTGGTGCTGGGCACTCttaagctgcagctgcagatcCAACACCTGTCATTCCGGCACAGCCGCGGGCTTCAGTCAGCAACAGATAATATCAACTACTAACCTTTCATTACATCACAGGATGTCCTCAAATTAGGACACAAATAGCCTGTAAACGGTGGCGAATGTaaccctaaaaaaaataaaaaaaactcgaCGCCAAGTCGAGCCAAACACATTTGAGCAAAAATGTTTCTACACAAGCGGCAACCTGCTTAATTTTAATTAAGCAGATTTTGCAAATCTTTTTAATTACAATTCAAGGGCAAATTAGGTGGagaaaagaatatatatttgtttgtgttttctagtAAGCGTTGAGAATACAGCTCTCAATGGGGCTGTCACTGATAAGCAGAATCCCAAGAGGAAAAACTAAAGCATAAAATCCTCTACAGTCTCTGTCACTAAGCCTGAAATATTAACACGAGATGCCCCGCGTTGCACCGCTGGTTACCAAATTCCCCCCAATCtgactgaaaaaagaaaaaagccccaGATTGGACTCGGATGAGATGATCGCGCTGACCTTCTTGTCAGCCGCGATGAGCTGCGCCCTCTCGGCCTGCAGGTCCTCCTGCAGGGTGTTAGTGGTGGTGCGGTGTGTAGAGGTGCGCACCAGTTCCAACTCCAGTTCCCTGATCTTCTGCTGCCGACGTTC
It encodes:
- the znf362b gene encoding zinc finger protein 362b isoform X1, translated to MAEPRFNNPYFWPPPPSMPGQLDNLVLINKIKEQLMAEKIRPLHLPPTSTPSQQSLLVSTSSPDGGAQHVMSKTLSQQVQQGLQHQQQQQQQQQQQQQGSGQPDIALHARPASSSGPDGNMDDKSAVKAKGLWEDWHMRQLSEQQGRINHRSGLAPSSRPDSHNTSEALTPTTPTSSGQNRLGGAPSVNILSGLASGPGMDHMKVGGLAGLLGPPPKAPRGRKKIKAENQTGPLLVVPYPILADQGCTVAPKEGKTYRCKVCPLTFITKSEMQIHSKSHTEAKPHKCPHCSKTFANASYLSQHLRIHLGIKPYHCSYCENSFRQLSHLQQHTRIHTGDRPYKCAHPGCEKAFTQLSNLQSHQRQHNKDKPYKCPNCYRAYSDSASLQIHLSAHAIKNAKAYCCSMCGRAYTSETYLMKHMSKHTVVEHLVSHQSPQRTDSPSIPIRISLI
- the znf362b gene encoding zinc finger protein 362b isoform X2; this translates as MAEPRFNNPYFWPPPPSMPGQIKEQLMAEKIRPLHLPPTSTPSQQSLLVSTSSPDGGAQHVMSKTLSQQVQQGLQHQQQQQQQQQQQQQGSGQPDIALHARPASSSGPDGNMDDKSAVKAKGLWEDWHMRQLSEQQGRINHRSGLAPSSRPDSHNTSEALTPTTPTSSGQNRLGGAPSVNILSGLASGPGMDHMKVGGLAGLLGPPPKAPRGRKKIKAENQTGPLLVVPYPILADQGCTVAPKEGKTYRCKVCPLTFITKSEMQIHSKSHTEAKPHKCPHCSKTFANASYLSQHLRIHLGIKPYHCSYCENSFRQLSHLQQHTRIHTGDRPYKCAHPGCEKAFTQLSNLQSHQRQHNKDKPYKCPNCYRAYSDSASLQIHLSAHAIKNAKAYCCSMCGRAYTSETYLMKHMSKHTVVEHLVSHQSPQRTDSPSIPIRISLI